In the genome of Roseovarius sp. Pro17, the window TGGTTGCCGCGATGGTGCCGGCGCTGGCGAATGCCTCGTGGCGCTCGGACGTACGGCGCAGATCGTAGAGGTAGTTGACCATCACGCCGCCCGATTGCGCCCGCCCCTTTGCCGACTGATCGGCATCGCCGTGCACGGCATGAAGTATCGCCCCATTGCCCAGATGAAACCGCGCGACAGGGTCTATTGGCAGACCGCCGCGCCCCTTGGCACTCAATAGATAATGCGCGGCGAGGCCGGGTAGATCGGCGGCGTCTGGTGTCATTTCCTCGCGTTCGATCCAATCCATCAGGCCGGGGACGGGCGACAGGGTGACGAACCGCGCGAGGCCGGGCAATTCGGTGGCCAGATCGCCCGCCACCTGCTTGATCAGCGAATTGCCAAAGGACATGCCCGCCAGTCCTGCCTGACAGTTCGAAATCGAGTAAAAGACGGCGGTATCGGCCTCGGTCGCGCTCAGCGCATCGCGCCCCTCTGCCAGCAATGGTTGCACCGCGCCGGGAATGCCACGCGTCAGCGCCACCTCGACGAAAATCAACGGCTCGTCGGGCATGGCGGGGTGGAAAAACGCGAAACAGCGCCGGTCCTCGGGCTGCACACGGCGGCGCAGATCGTCCCAGCTGTCGATGGCATGGACAGCCTCATAGGCGATGATTTTCTCTAGGATATGCGCCGGAATCCGCCATGTGATCGGGCGTAATACCAAAAACCCACGATTGAACCACGACGCAAAGAGGTGGCGAAAATCGAGGTCCAGCGCCTCCAATTCCGGAACGCCGCGTCCCAGCCGCAAGAGGTCAGCGCGCATGGCAACCAGCGCGCCGGTCGCGCCTGGCACACGGTTGAGACGGCGGATCAGCTCTTGTCTTGGCGGCTCGGTGGCGGTCAGAAAGGCGCGGTAGCTGGCGCGCGAAGGCGCGGCCTCGTAGGCGTCGAGCGCCGTACGTGCGGCAGCGGGATCGACATTCATAGCACCGGTCAAATGGTGGAAAAAGGCCAGCTTGGCCGCATCGTCCATCGCATTGAAACGGGACAGGATTTGCTCGGCCAGCATACTGCCGGAAATTTCGCCATGGGCGGTTATCAGGGCATCGGCCAACTCTTCGGGTGGCCTTCGACTCCAATCGCCGCGCCTTGCCGCGCTCGCCCCTCGCTCAAAGACCGAGGCTAAAAGATCGCTGAGAACGGTCATACCGCAGTCCCCATCACGTAGTCTGGCAGCCATGTGGCGAGGTCGGGAAAGATGCACAGAAGGATGATCGCCAGCACCATGCAACCGACGAAGGGCAGCGAGCCCCAGAGGATCGTTTTCAGCGAAATCTCGGGTGCGATGCCATTGATGACGTATAGGTTCAGGCCCACGGGTGGGCTGATCAGGCCGATCTCGAGGTTGATTGTCAGTACGACGGCGAACCAGATCGGGTCAAACCCCGCGACCGTGAGGATGGGCAGCAGGATCGGCGCCGCCATCAGGATCACCGCCACCGGCGGCAGGAAAAAGCCCGCGATCAGCAGGAACACGTTGATTGCGCCCATCAGCACCCAGCGGTTCACGTCCAGCGTGCCGATCCATTCCGCGATGCTCTGCGTGATGAAGAGGCTGCTGAGCATGTAGGAAAACACACCGGCGGCCGCGATGATAAAGAGGATCATCACAGATTCGCGGGTGCTATCGCGCAGGATCACCCACAGGGCCGCCGGGCTCCAGAGGCGGTAGATCACCATGGCGACCACGATGCACAGCAATGCGCCGATTGCAGCCGTTTCCGATGGGGTCGCAATGCCGCCATACATGGCGTAAAGCACGCCCAGAATGATCAGCAGGAACGGGACCACGCGGGGCAGGATCTCGAATTTTTGGCGCCACGTATAAGTGCCTGCCGTCAACACCTCGGCATTGCCCGACTTCCACGTCGAGTAAAGCGCCCACGCCATAAAGAGCGACACCAGCAATATGCCAGGGATCACGCCAGCGAGGAACAGACGCCCGATCGATGTCTCGGTCGCGATGCCATAGACGATCATGGTTATCGAGGGCGGAATTAGGATGCCCAGCGTGCCGCCCGCCGCGATGGAGCCAGCAGCGACGCCATCGGGATAGCCACGCTTGCGCATTTCGGGGATGCCCATCTTGCCAATCGCAGCACAGGTCGCGGGGCTGGACCCTGACATCGCCGCAAACAGCGCGCAGGCCCCAAGGTTTGAGATCACGAGACCGCCGGGAATGCGCGTAAGCCACCGCTCCAGCGCCTCATAGAGGTCCGCGCCTGCGCGGGTCGACGCGATAGAGGCACCCATGATGATGAACATCGGGATGCTGAGCAGCGCGAAACTGTTGAGATGGCCAAAGAAAAGCTCTGGCATAAGCTCCAGGCTGCGCATCCCGTCGAAGGCGACCAGAAAACCGCCCGACACGATCAGCAACCCCAGCGCCACCGACACGCCCGAAAACAGCACGGTGATGGTGCAAAGCGCGACCAGCGCGCCCAATACGAGCGGATCCATCAGGTATCCTCCAGTCCGAAGGGGGGCTCGATCCGCAGAATCACAGCGGTAAGATCGGCGATCAATTGCAATAGCAACAGGCCAAAGCCAATCGGCAGCGCCATATAGGGAATCCACAGGCGCACGCCCCAGATCGTGTCGGAACGCCACCCCCTGTCCCACGCGAAATGCCAGTATTCATAACCGTAATAGAGCATGACTGCGACGACGGCCGCACTGAGGCTGAGTGTGAAACATGCCAGCACAAACCGCGCCCGGGGCGGCAGGGCGATGGGGATCAGATCGACGTTCACATGACCGCGCAGGCGCTGCACATACGGCAGGCCGATCAGCGTGGCTGCGATCATGAGGTAAACCACCATTTCAGTTTGCCAGATTGTCGACTCGTTCAGCACAGCACGCACAAAGATCATCTGACAGGTGATCCCGACCGCAACGACGATCATCGCGGCCGATATCCACCCCGCAACGGTAGAAAGCGCTGCAACAAAGCGCAGAAATGGATTGTTGCCTGTCTTGGCGATGCGCTGCGTCACTTGTCCGGCCATGTCGCGCTCCTTTTAGTCAATTCGATTGGACCCCTCATGCGCAGCCCATCTTTGCCCGAAATCAAGGCGAAGCCGCCCGGCGAGCATCTGCCCGTTCCGGCGGGCAGCCACTTTGGCAATCATCTGCTTCGCTCACATCGCGAAGAAATTCTGCCGACATAATGTCGTATAGCACGATGGTCGCTGCGCCGCCCCATTGACAGGCATTCGCCCTGTTTAGGTTGCAGCAGAAGGCAGGGACGCAACATGACGCCCCTGCCCCACCGATCACTCGACAGACAGCGCCATGTCCAGCAGCTCTTGCCCATCCGGCACATTCTCGACGAAGTTCTTGTAGGATGTCGCCTTGGCGATCTCGCGCCATGCGTCGAAATCCTCCGGTGTCATGGTGGCGATCTCGACGCCCGCATCCTTGAACACCTGGACCGAATTCGCGTCCTGCTTTTTCGCCTCTTCAAGGTAGAACGCCTCGGCCTTGGCCGACGCATCGCGCAGCGCTTGCTGTTGCTCTTCCGTCAGGCTCTCGAACTTGGATTTATTCATCAAAAGCGGCTGATACATGAACCACAGCGCGACCTCGCCTGCGGGCGTATAGCAGGCCACCTGCTCGTAAA includes:
- a CDS encoding malonyl-CoA decarboxylase, with product MTVLSDLLASVFERGASAARRGDWSRRPPEELADALITAHGEISGSMLAEQILSRFNAMDDAAKLAFFHHLTGAMNVDPAAARTALDAYEAAPSRASYRAFLTATEPPRQELIRRLNRVPGATGALVAMRADLLRLGRGVPELEALDLDFRHLFASWFNRGFLVLRPITWRIPAHILEKIIAYEAVHAIDSWDDLRRRVQPEDRRCFAFFHPAMPDEPLIFVEVALTRGIPGAVQPLLAEGRDALSATEADTAVFYSISNCQAGLAGMSFGNSLIKQVAGDLATELPGLARFVTLSPVPGLMDWIEREEMTPDAADLPGLAAHYLLSAKGRGGLPIDPVARFHLGNGAILHAVHGDADQSAKGRAQSGGVMVNYLYDLRRTSERHEAFASAGTIAATSAVKSLAAGAKTKMTKGS
- a CDS encoding TRAP transporter large permease produces the protein MDPLVLGALVALCTITVLFSGVSVALGLLIVSGGFLVAFDGMRSLELMPELFFGHLNSFALLSIPMFIIMGASIASTRAGADLYEALERWLTRIPGGLVISNLGACALFAAMSGSSPATCAAIGKMGIPEMRKRGYPDGVAAGSIAAGGTLGILIPPSITMIVYGIATETSIGRLFLAGVIPGILLVSLFMAWALYSTWKSGNAEVLTAGTYTWRQKFEILPRVVPFLLIILGVLYAMYGGIATPSETAAIGALLCIVVAMVIYRLWSPAALWVILRDSTRESVMILFIIAAAGVFSYMLSSLFITQSIAEWIGTLDVNRWVLMGAINVFLLIAGFFLPPVAVILMAAPILLPILTVAGFDPIWFAVVLTINLEIGLISPPVGLNLYVINGIAPEISLKTILWGSLPFVGCMVLAIILLCIFPDLATWLPDYVMGTAV
- a CDS encoding TRAP transporter small permease — its product is MAGQVTQRIAKTGNNPFLRFVAALSTVAGWISAAMIVVAVGITCQMIFVRAVLNESTIWQTEMVVYLMIAATLIGLPYVQRLRGHVNVDLIPIALPPRARFVLACFTLSLSAAVVAVMLYYGYEYWHFAWDRGWRSDTIWGVRLWIPYMALPIGFGLLLLQLIADLTAVILRIEPPFGLEDT